A portion of the Deltaproteobacteria bacterium genome contains these proteins:
- a CDS encoding HEAT repeat domain-containing protein has translation MARMGMDECRHIKVNFKSSEAADRREACIRASELKCRECVPDLVGLLSDGNAGVREAALNALVSIGGSVVAEAVSPLLHSEDAARRNIAGEILQLIGDGAVETLEGLLSDPDDDVVKLAVDILSAHGGGRRTGAALKEIIDHPNSNVRGSVALCLGKVRCEGAYDTLMKMLDDDEEWVRFSAVEGLGHLGDERAVETLVEVIRGEAGIVREAAVEAAASLASAGNASDIIVALEEILQGDGVLSAKAVADLLEKAGCGEGAYTPPPGFSRRAFALFTEALDDPDKDIQREGLRGLALLGEPEGAARVIEYAEGLKEIDEDMEEMLASVLVSIGKLPEVKIDELRRAGRSLKVLVRAMGEMKDKRYESLLDELMGELGKEEKRAVAEAIADMGAGESFDVLVESLRSGDGHVRATAARGLAGSAGEEAVPYLFEALLEEPYTDVREAIADALGSIGSEGVREGFVALLSHDDARLREMGARGLGAAGDCSVVGALVGAAADTDARVTKAAYISLARLASPESFQALAAGLEGGDEGVKLAILRELDAAAAARLSESVRKLLDDQSQWVRYQAAMLLGEMEDRESEDRLIRLLDDDEPPVKVAAAKALQRLGSKRALPALRRLAEYPDMPVSRAAREAIDSIR, from the coding sequence GTGGCGAGGATGGGTATGGACGAGTGCAGGCATATCAAGGTCAATTTCAAGAGCAGTGAGGCTGCCGACAGGCGGGAGGCCTGCATAAGGGCCTCTGAGCTCAAGTGTCGGGAGTGTGTGCCCGATCTTGTGGGGCTGCTGAGTGACGGGAACGCCGGGGTGAGGGAGGCGGCGCTGAACGCCCTCGTTTCCATCGGCGGTTCCGTCGTGGCCGAGGCCGTCTCTCCGCTTCTTCACAGCGAGGACGCCGCCCGGCGCAACATCGCCGGCGAGATACTTCAGCTCATAGGCGACGGCGCCGTTGAGACCCTCGAGGGGCTGCTTTCGGACCCCGACGACGACGTCGTCAAGCTGGCCGTGGACATACTATCCGCTCACGGGGGCGGACGGCGCACAGGCGCTGCGCTCAAAGAGATCATCGACCATCCCAATTCCAATGTGAGGGGCTCTGTTGCGCTCTGTCTCGGCAAGGTGCGTTGCGAGGGGGCCTACGACACGCTCATGAAGATGCTGGATGACGACGAGGAGTGGGTCCGTTTCAGCGCCGTGGAAGGGCTCGGACATCTTGGAGACGAGCGGGCCGTGGAGACTCTCGTAGAGGTCATAAGGGGTGAGGCCGGCATTGTCAGGGAGGCCGCCGTCGAGGCGGCGGCCTCCCTTGCGTCGGCGGGCAACGCATCGGACATCATCGTCGCCCTGGAAGAGATACTCCAGGGCGACGGCGTTTTGTCGGCCAAGGCCGTGGCGGATCTCCTCGAGAAGGCCGGTTGCGGCGAGGGGGCCTACACGCCGCCGCCCGGCTTTTCGCGGCGCGCCTTCGCCCTCTTCACAGAGGCCCTCGACGACCCCGACAAGGATATCCAGCGTGAGGGGCTGCGCGGGCTTGCGCTGCTCGGCGAGCCGGAAGGCGCAGCCAGGGTGATCGAATACGCCGAGGGCCTCAAGGAGATAGACGAAGACATGGAGGAGATGCTCGCCTCGGTGCTCGTCTCCATAGGAAAGCTGCCGGAAGTGAAGATCGACGAGCTCAGGCGTGCCGGCCGGAGTCTGAAGGTCCTGGTCAGGGCCATGGGCGAGATGAAGGACAAGAGGTACGAGTCGCTGCTCGACGAACTGATGGGCGAGCTCGGCAAGGAGGAAAAACGAGCCGTCGCCGAGGCCATAGCCGACATGGGCGCCGGCGAGTCCTTCGACGTGCTCGTCGAGTCGCTTCGAAGCGGCGACGGCCACGTGCGCGCCACGGCGGCCAGGGGGCTTGCGGGGAGTGCCGGAGAGGAGGCCGTGCCCTACCTCTTCGAAGCACTGCTTGAGGAGCCCTATACCGACGTGAGGGAGGCCATTGCCGACGCCCTCGGCTCCATCGGGTCGGAGGGGGTGCGCGAGGGCTTCGTCGCCCTCCTCTCCCATGACGACGCGAGATTGCGCGAGATGGGAGCGAGGGGACTCGGCGCTGCCGGCGACTGCTCGGTTGTCGGCGCTCTCGTCGGGGCGGCGGCCGACACGGACGCCCGCGTGACCAAGGCGGCGTACATATCGCTTGCCAGGCTTGCGTCGCCGGAGTCGTTCCAGGCCCTTGCCGCCGGCCTGGAGGGCGGCGACGAGGGAGTGAAGCTTGCGATCCTGCGCGAACTGGACGCGGCCGCCGCCGCACGCCTATCCGAATCCGTCAGGAAGCTCCTCGACGACCAGAGTCAATGGGTGAGATATCAGGCCGCCATGCTGCTCGGCGAGATGGAGGACCGTGAGAGCGAGGACCGCCTCATACGGTTGCTCGACGACGACGAGCCGCCCGTCAAGGTGGCCGCCGCCAAGGCCCTGCAGCGCCTCGGCTCGAAGAGGGCGCTCCCTGCTCTGCGCAGATTGGCCGAATACCCAGATATGCCGGTAAGCCGGGCCGCCCGCGAGGCGATCGACTCCATACGATGA